The genomic interval TACGTGGAGAGCCACGGCATGATAGGATTACCCTTTGCTTAGCCGAACTCGTAGTCTTCATCAAACGGCCCTTGAGGGCGGTAGGGTTGTCGGGCATTATCTAAGTGCACCTCTTTGAAGACCGTCTAGTACGAAACTCATCCCCTTCCGTCTTTAATGCCGCTTACCATAGTCTATGATTACCAATTTTCCCTGCACAAATTCTCTGcttaaatttcatcgatgaaaCCGCCGTATAGGTAGACGGGTTTCGCGTATCTTtccttacgtacgtataaaattataaagtaGTCGATATAACACTGTCGCGAATTTACGTTCCACCCAAATAATCTCACGTCTACACACACGTGTAGTTTAATGTTTAACTTCCGTCATGTGATAAGTTGCGAgaagatttcaaaaatttcaatgtattGTTACGGTTGACCGTGTGACGACGcgattcttgtttttctgGGATCCAAGAACGGAAAGAGCTAATTTGGAGGTTTTAAATAAAGCTCGAAACTAATTTCGTCGagtacataattattatcaaacatTTCTCGATGTTTGAAAAGCACGaagtttctcttctcttttcgttaTCTATTCTTACCTCCGTCGCTCGACGATCGTTCGGTGATCTCGATCGACTGAAAAGGGTTTGCGGCGCTAGGAATACGTGAGATTTTAATAGCTGATGATAACGGATCATTGTTGCAACCTTCGCTTCCGCGACCTTCAACCAGTTACACCTTCTTTAACCCTGCGATAGttaatttgttaatttgttgatACAACTGAGGTAAACGGGCTGCAGATACcgcgaaaatatttaaactGGATTCTACACGGAGTGATTTACAATTCTGTCTTTTGGATCAGCTGATTCTTGCGTCAGTTTCTGGAataaataagtatatatactaGGCTTAACGCGTGTCTCAGATAAGCTGGATGGAAGGTCTAAACGGTACGTTGGTAACAATGTTTGTGGAATGATTTCTGAAATCTGGTAGCTGTCAGTGTCTTGAGTGATTAAGGAGAGGTTGTAAAATCGCGCAAAGAATGCTTCCAACCTGTAGGATTACCTCGTTAAATGCGTCTTGAGTGATCCTCGCTCTTATTTATCTTGTAAATCATCGCCAAGATAAgacgtgtaaatttttctaacataaaaaacttttccatAATCTCCATACCGCAACCGAACGGCCAAACAAATCGTCATACGTTACACGCATGCCGTGTTCTCACGACGCCCACgttataaaaatagaaaaaaaacgaaataacgaaataacgaaataacgaaataaagaaaaaatcatcgtcacCATCTACTAAGTGTTGCGAGTCCACGTAACGGAGGGTTGCGAGTgcgatttaataaaaaaagaaaaaaaccgacgataaaaaagaacaaatgtTTCTTCACGTTACAGATGACGCTTTCTTCGTTGTGCGGGGGTGGCAACGATCTATCGGAGGAAACGAGACGCAGTTTCGAGTCGTGGTTGCAGCAACAGCATTTGGGTTTGGGTCTGAACCCCCTGATGCCCTCCGCGAATCACCACCCCCAGAGTCCTCAACCTGACAGCGGTCCGCTGGGTCCCGGGGGTCCCATAGGTCCGCCGCATCCGTCGTTGATGCCGTACTCTCACAAAACGCGTATGCGTACCAGTTTTGATCCTGAACTGGAACTACCGCGTTTGCAGAAATGGTTCGGTGAAAATCAACACCCATCGCGCCAGCAGATCCAACACTACGTCTCGGAGCTTAACTCCCTCGAATCGCGGAGAGGGAGGAAACCTCTGGACGTCAACAACGTCGTTTACTGGTTCAAAAATGCGAGGGCGGCTCAAAAAAGGGCCGAAACCCGGAGCGTCAACGGATACAGTCCTCCGGGTCTGAGCCCTCGGGGGGCCAGCATGGTCAGCGAGGACTGCAGCGACGAAGAGGACGATTCCAGGCACCAGGTAATTAATTAACCGGTTAAACTAGTGCGCAGGGTGGcaagacaaaacaaaaaaaaaacaaacaatcaaacaaaaaatgaatgaataaaattaaaaaacaataagGCCCGCACCCATTTTATTGTCCACCCTGGTTCTGAGTGAAGTATTACCACTACGAAAGACTTCCCCCTCTGGTTATCAGTCGACTTCTCCGTCGCCCTGTCCCCCGGCGAGTCCCCCGGTGGGTCCGTTGTCCTTGACGACAAGACCGGAAGATCAGCAACCGCCTTCGTCGACTCCATCCTCGGTGAAACAGGAGGACGCAAGGGCATCTTCTGGATCGGAAGACGACGAGTCGCACCCGACGGGTCCGCTTCCTTCGGGGTTCCCTCTCGTTCCGAGCCCGATGTTCGGTCACAGCATCATGTACATGCATTACCTGCCCCCGCGAGGACCTCCGGGATGTCCGGCAAGTCTGTTGGACgaaaggaggaaaaggaaCAGAACTTTCATCGACCCTGTCACCGAGGTTCCAAGACTGGAGGCATGGTTCACCCTCAACACTCACCCTAGTCATGcggtatttgaattttttcatattttatttattcatatttttttaatccaatacgaaattcattttaattcgtatcacattttttcttatcacttTGATTAGTTTATTGCCGACGCCTAATGATCTCTACACGCGATTCACGGCTGTGAGCGTGGTTTCGGTGAAATCCTCTCGCTGATTATGAAATATTAcctattagaaaaaaaaagagaattatttGCATGGAACTGAATAACGACATTTTCGAACTGATCGCACTTTCGGCGAATTGattatttaactttttttcggCCACGATAATAATCGCGTTATCGACGATGtcgataatagtaataataatatttatttcgacGTTACAGCTGATTCTAAAATATACCGAAGAATTGAACCGCATGCCGTACCGCCAGAAGTTTCCGCGACTCGAACCGAAGAACGTACAATTTTGGTTCAAGAATCGCCGAGCCAAGTGCAAACGTCTAAAAATGGCTTTATTCGAGGGTGAATCCCCACAACCGCATCCATACCACGCCGACTAGTTGATTACATACTCTTAACCGTGTACactgtataatacataaatgcaatttgttgaataatttgttAATTCTTTAATGTTGATTAATCGGTATGcaattccaaaaaaataaataatactgacgatgaaaaaaaaagaatataatatatgtttATAGGGGAAGGCGGGGTACCCCctaaattttgtaaatatcaattattctggattgaaattttttctttacccaTGGTTTCCTTTAGTACCTCGATTCGTCCTGCCTTCCCCTATAtgacgaaaaaacaaaccgcTTCCGACATCAAGGTAATGAAGTGTGAATAAGTAAACCGTACCTCCGTTGTAATTAAAAACTTTgaattaatatcattattactattattaccattaccatattattattactcctatcactattaatattattatcattgttattattattattatgatgattattattattattatcattattgcgtaacaaaaaataaaaattaaagattaaaaaaaaaactaaaagaacaaataaaatgaaagaaggaaTAGTTAATAAACGGTatgttgatgatttttttttttttttcacccataaaatttcttttggaaaaaattcccaatAATCTTTTGAATGTGCAGAAAAATGTCAGAGTAAATCCGATGCGTCGAAACTGTTGATTTCTTTGGACACGCGGACTTTGGACAGAAGGTAAATGAatattgatttgaaaaaataatcttacTTCCGACAACCTCTTTCGATGCCAATTGATTCGGTTGACAGTACAGAATGCATTTGAGAGGGACTAGATTATATAGTTATATGATACGTAACACTCCGCAATTGAAACCCCTCTAAACTTGCTCGTAGGTCGTGATATCTGATTGCTAAGATAGGACTAAGCACCCCAGGATACTGTCATCAAAGCTAAAACCCAACTCAAGCGTGACAATAGTCAATGGTGTAACATCATCTTGCCGAGGATACGGGactccgatcgatcgatttacaCATTATCAAATGGGTAGGTGCGAGACTGgtgtctaaaaaaaaagattagcgAAACTTTCGTTGCGCTCCTGGTATATCGAGGAgagaaatcgatttttcacacCTGATTCACTAATGTGTAAATATATCGGCGAAGGTGATAGTGCGTGAAATCGTACCCCAATACCGTCAATGTCAGTTCAGGGTTGGCATTCAGTCCGTCAATCATCCGCATTAGCGCTCATGCCGAAGGATAATAACGAAGAAGGGAGGGGTGGGTGGAAAAGATAGCCAATGACGAAAGAAAGTTTTATTTTAAGTATGTAGTGGGTACATGGGATATTATTAGGGTTGAATGCGGATCGAGATCAGAGAAGCAAAAACGTAAACCTGTACTTGCCGAGGGATATCTGTTCCTCGTTTCACGGTATTCCACTTTCGGAATTCCGAGTAAGCAGGAATAACACAAAGATGAGGGATATATCATCATCCTTTATAGTACACAGATGGAGCAGAAGAGAAGCGGCGGGGGCGGTCCTGGATTTAATGAGGATAGGCGGATTTGTCCAATTAAAACGTCTTACGAGGATCCCCAGCTTCCTTTCATCCACAAAACATCGAGTCTAACTTGCATTAATACCGCGCCAAACCTCTTATCTTCTTCTAGGATACATAAACTCGATGCAAACTCGCTCGAGATGGAGAATCAAGAAGGACATGAAGATGGAAGTTGAAATTTGATACAAGCTGCTCAAACGTTAGCCGTCTGAACGAACTCGCGTTCTCGGTAAGCGCACGCGTTTATCAACCCCATACGAAAACTATTCCATTGAGATAATATTCAAAGCTCACCCTCACGAAAACATCGAGCCAAAAACGCTCCGAAATTTTAGCGGcgtatatttttcctttcacctCGTACGAAACAATGGgaacagtttttatttttttttttctactataTTCCTTCCGCTTATACGGCTTAATTTCAGTTTAGTCAAAACGATACGACGAAGTCTCTCCAATTTGTGTAAGAAAATCCACCCCCGCGTCGTCACAAGGGTAGCTTGCGCCCGCTTATCGTCGAAGTATATGCGAGAAAGCTGCAAGGGAGAGAAGAGGGGGGCAGGGAGgaggttattttttttgtcagatgGGGAAAGAAGGACTCGCGGGAGGGAAAGAAAGCcttataaaaatatagaagTCAGCAGCCCAGGGATCATCTTTTTATCTGATCTCAATTTGTCATCCAACGTTGGCTTAATTTAACAACCTCTCCCCGGAAAATTgggatgaaatatatttcccccgcccccccccccccccctatacCCTATTCACTAAGTAGCTACGAATTTAATCCGAAGTTCGCTCGTGCTTCGttaattactattattaatcAAATGCCGACATTGATACGATTGCGGTTTATAATACGTTATAATATTCGTATCAatcttcataaaaaaaaaaaataataaggatAACGTTACAACGAAGATCTGATAATCTTTTCTAACTAAATAAGAAGTAtatatttctgaaaatatgGTCGTAGATTTGCCGAaacttgtattatatatacatccgtatgtatgatacatacatatatgcatgtaaATAGATACGTAACTCATAGATCATGGGAAAAGTTTTGGGAGATGGGAAATCGGTAACGTCGGAAAGCGACCCAGAGCGAAGAAAATGGTTTTGACGAGGCGAGAAGGCAGAGAGACACAGGAGTTTACTAAATACTCCTACACGCGATTCCAAAGGGGCATTGTGCCACCGGTACTCTGGTATTCCGATAGGGTGGTTCTTATCTTCCTATCCGGTGAGCTGTCAGTAAAGTTGTTGAATGCAGAAAGCTGGTGCTACGCTATCTATTATACTAGCTACTAGGATATACCAAACTATTCTATTCCATGCGGCCGCCGGACGTTCCTAGATAGATAATGTACTTACCTTATACCTCTACCCGCGTGTTCCACAGTCGCTCCCGCACCACCTCTCCTCTCTCAATATTACACGGAAGAATAATCAATCGTGAGATTGATCCTTGTACAATCGGAAATACCGGACGATTTATTAGGGGTGATGATATTTTGAACAACATTTTACTATTTTGAAAGAGATATCCAAACTTGCGAAGCAGCCAACCAACAAAAGCTTCATGTGAGGTGGTTCGTTGATTTTGAAACCAAAAGTTGGCCAATTTGAAGActgtgagataaaaaaaaatggttcacGGGGGCGGAGGCTTAAGACCTCACAAATTAGCCATGGGATTGGCTTAATAATCTCAGTATAGCGTACAGCGTAGGGGAGGAGAGAAGGTCGGTGTGCGactatatatatctatataagggtgaaaaaaagaagataccAACTGTACAGGGTGGAAAAGTAAAGGTGGTCGTATAAATGAACTCTGCCTCATCTTATTCTTTAATCCCACCCAAAGCTACGCTGTACTAAAAATTACGACTCGAAGCTAAAGTCTCCGAAGGCTACGGGCGATTGAAATTAATGAGCCATAAGAGAAGATTCCCTTGCCCCTTGCGGGGATGAACTTGGAAAACGATGGAATATTGTGCGTTGGGTATATATTGTGACGCGAATTTTACCCCGGGCAGGTTTTACCCGGGAATTTGGCGACGCGTCGCCTCGTCGCGGTCCTACTTTTATCTCTAGATCCCGGAACTACAAAAAACTCAACAAAAGAAACTCGAAGACTACGGGGGTCGGGCGTTAGACGTTAACTAAAATTCCCAAATCAATTACCGGGTGATCAAAATTCCGCAAAATAACTCAAAAATACAACTGTCGACCCACTACGGAGTTACCGCTGAATTTTGCCaatgaaattacaaaaatcagCTAAATCCGCGACGATTCGAATTCAAGGAATGCCAGTTCCAAGACGGCCACACTTCCATTACGGACCCCGTCTAGTCCGTGTCTCTAGAGTGGTAAGATGAAGAAATCCGTGGATGTTTTTCTTCCGGCAAATAAAGCTTAATTGATCTATAGCTCCTTGTATCGTTATTAGACCGCTAAGCGGTTAAGCGTACACTTAATCGGGGACGTTTAACATTGGCCAAGATCTATCGACGAAACTAAGCAGGGAAGATTAGGACACTTAGCCATCATCGGGGGTGTGTTGCAGTCGGCGAGAGAGagggatagagagagagagtgatgCAGGAAAAACGTGGAcccgggggaggggggaatgACGAAGGAATGGCGGGAGGTGAGACCCTCGGGGCAGTCCTCGCGACcgtaaataaaagaaatcctTGTAATGGCTTCCGTTAAGGACAGCAACTTacgtccccctcccccccccccccccaattcGGCTGTAAGGAAGACGCCTGCACCCGAGTAGAACGTCTTCTAGGTTGGGTTATTAAGCTCCGCAACGTAACCTGTATCTATGCCCAGTTAATTCCTTAACCCTTATAGACTCGGAGAAAATTTAGGGACCCCCCGAGTTCCCTAAGACGTCGAGCGTTGCGGCGCTCAGCGACGGTAAGAAGGACTGCGCGGGGAGAATCGCGGTACGGAAGGAAGGGTACAGCAGGTGCTCCAAGGATCTCCGCATCTTACGCCCGAACGATACATAATTTATGGTGTAACCGGGGCTTAAGATAGCATTAAGATCGCCTATTCTCTTGGCTAGTTATTATGTCGTAACGAAAATACTACCAGCTATACCTAATTTATACGATGTATATCCGAAGAAGCGAACGGCGACATTTTTCCTCCCACGCTCTTCGACGTCCTTCATATTCAGGACGCGGATTTCATCACCTGCGATTGTTCACGCCCGCTAATGACCTACGTGGCTTCCATTTGTTCAGATTTTAGATTGCAGTGATACCGCAGGTCTATCCAGACGGAGAAATTGGAGAAgttgacgaaagaaaattgatcgagatgAAAAAGCGCGGGGTGAGTCGTTAGatttatacatgtaacgtatatTGGAACGTCGTCGTGAGGACCGCGTGGAATTGGAGTTACGAATCGTTGTGATCTGGCCACTGTCAGTCTAAGCTCGTTCCGGTATCCATATGTCTTATGATAAGGGAAGGgtatataaaagaaaatttgaggaaaatgGACATCGTATTGATTAGGGAGCTCTGTCCGAAGGATCAACGAAAATACTATATGTCTTAAGCCCTTCGGGGGACGATGTATATACGCTACCTATGGCTTTTAGCTTTCTTATACGGTTCGCCGAGCAGAATCCTCCTTGTCTCCCGCCGCAGCCGTTACCTAGTTGCTGtatagtataggtatgtatctatacctatactttcGATCACGAGTACATACACGTAGGGGTACttagaaaataacaataacaagaaATACAAAACTGAAAATCCATTACGTCCGATAcatataataaaaacaaatcgtGCAACAATATAGgaaatattgtacatataatCGGTGTACCGACATGCTTCATTATATTGCTACTTTGGCTTCATCTACCCGAAACGTCGATtaagctttgaaaaatttcctgatcctgAGAACTAAATAGATCCGTCTATCGAAACTTTCAAGTTATCGCCACTTCCTTgccaaaacttgaaaaaatccaaaggggtactccttgaaaaattttcgattttggggtcaaaaatcgatatttcattttatatgctattcttatgtattttgagcccagaaatacgaattcacaagtcaaattggtctatctataaaattgaccgagttatccccattttttcgcattttttggcataaatttgaggatatctcgaagggaaaaaatcgtagctcaatttcgacaacggattcgtgttcctgaggtcaaaatacgtaagaaaagtgccgtacgatcaattttaaaaaataaaaatttttggccaaaatctgagatttttccaaggggtaccccttacgattttttcaaattttgacgaaaaatttttatttttaaaaattgatcgtatggcacttttcttacgtattttgacctcaggaacacgaatccgttgtcgaaattgagctacgattttttcccttcgagatatcctcaaatttatgccaaaaaatgcgaaaaaatggggataactcgatcaattttgcagatagatcaatttttcttccggattcggattcctgagcttgaattacattaagatagtctaaaaaatcaattttttatttttgaccccaaaaagctgaaaattgaggataactcggtcaattttatagatagatcaatttaactttcagattcgtgCTCCtcgggtcaaaatacataaaaaaagtatctttcgatcgattttaaacataatttatttatgacc from Athalia rosae chromosome 1, iyAthRosa1.1, whole genome shotgun sequence carries:
- the LOC105685963 gene encoding homeobox protein dve-1; this encodes MDFQSAMETFAEAWVAANTKTDQVQSQALALTHKASPPSRPCSVSSLPRSPQSHQSQPHNTPQPSIAHQSQTPVTTPQTPFSAHSQHTKPEVNASPKQEGFDLSKSATGKSLPVHCVVESIHSIVESRVISGRENWRRPQVETDSYVIIPAATAFQDLVGAALVRLGYPADLTPSARGSIVIRNWKPLPLEKVADGPLLTVGDILAELTTVATLRIQVYRSRPPPPSPAAEVRSKLLRLLLLHSHALLMSAGCPLDEMTLSSLCGGGNDLSEETRRSFESWLQQQHLGLGLNPLMPSANHHPQSPQPDSGPLGPGGPIGPPHPSLMPYSHKTRMRTSFDPELELPRLQKWFGENQHPSRQQIQHYVSELNSLESRRGRKPLDVNNVVYWFKNARAAQKRAETRSVNGYSPPGLSPRGASMVSEDCSDEEDDSRHQSTSPSPCPPASPPVGPLSLTTRPEDQQPPSSTPSSVKQEDARASSGSEDDESHPTGPLPSGFPLVPSPMFGHSIMYMHYLPPRGPPGCPASLLDERRKRNRTFIDPVTEVPRLEAWFTLNTHPSHALILKYTEELNRMPYRQKFPRLEPKNVQFWFKNRRAKCKRLKMALFEGESPQPHPYHAD